A single window of Onychostoma macrolepis isolate SWU-2019 chromosome 16, ASM1243209v1, whole genome shotgun sequence DNA harbors:
- the fbxl4 gene encoding F-box/LRR-repeat protein 4 — MFPMLTLLSMFYYICLRRRSRSGTRSEALGSRRAVELGQRSALPVTVEVEQYGKEVLDFSSHYGSENSMSYTMWNLAGVPNVYPSSGDFTQTAVFRTYGSWWEQCSSSPPRFRRTLPSFHSQDYLELAFEEPVYPTAVEVLETYHPGAIVKILACSLNPFSQNPPADVRWEVLWAGKPNKALNPQARQFSPSIKQINFATNLLRLEVNSSLMEYYTELDAVILRGVRERPILALYKIPVIDISDLSDSEEEISDAGGLCCRSGGDNRHNLGNGYFDRLPYELIQLIVSHLPVPDLCRLAQSCKLFHKHCCDPLQYIQLSLQPYWARLTDASLSHLQSRCTLLQRLNMSWTGNRGAVTAAGFCSFMKACGLSLVCLELSCCHFLTEACLEVIAQTCPCLQELNLASCDRLQPQTFNHIAKLTNLRRLVLYRTKVEQSAILSILTFCPELKHLNLGSCVMIEDYDVVASMLSARCRSLRSLDLWRCRNLSERGLAELVSGCRLLEELDLGWCSTLQSSSGCFQHLARSLPRLRKLFLTANRTVCDSDLEELASNCNALEHLDILGTRMVSPASLRKLLQSCPLLKLVDVSFCSQVDSRFVQELSGLFPNVSIKKSFTQ, encoded by the exons ATGTTTCCTATGCTAACCCTTCTGAGCATGTTTTACTATATCTGTCTACGGCGGCGCTCCAGGAGCGGGACACGGAGCGAGGCATTGGGTAGCCGGCGGGCAGTGGAGCTGGGCCAGCGTTCTGCGCTACCTGTCACCGTTGAGGTTGAGCAGTATGGCAAAGAGGTCCTGGACTTCAGTTCTCACTACGGCAGCGAGAACAGCATGTCCTATACCATGTGGAATCTGGCGGGAGTGCCTAATGTCTATCCCAGCTCAGGAGACTTCACCCAGACGGCTGTGTTCCGCACTTATGGAAGCTGGTGGGAGCAGTGCAGCAGCTCCCCTCCACGGTTCCGTCGTACGCTGCCCAGTTTCCACAGCCAGGACTACCTGGAACTAGCCTTCGAGGAGCCCGTCTATCCCACAGCTGTGGAGGTGCTGGAGACCTACCACCCCGGAGCCATTGTCAAGATCCTAGCGTGCTCGCTCAACCCTTTCTCCCAGAACCCTCCAGCTGATGTGAG gtGGGAGGTTCTGTGGGCCGGCAAGCCCAACAAAGCTCTGAACCCTCAAGCTCGCCAGTTCTCCCCCAGCATCAAGCAGATCAATTTTGCCACCAACCTGCTGCGTCTGGAAGTGAACAGCTCTCTTATGGAATACTACACAGAGCTGGATGCTGTGATCCTGCGAGGCGTTCGGGAAAGACCCATTCTGGCCCTCTATAAGATTCCTGTCATCGACATCAGTGATCTGAGTGACAGTGAAGAAGAGATCAGTGATGCAGGAGGCCTCTGCTGCAGGTCGGGAGGAGACAACAGGCACAACCTGGGGAACGGCTACTTTGATAGGCTCCCTTATGAG CTAATTCAGCTGATCGTGAGTCACCTGCCAGTTCCAGACCTGTGCCGATTGGCTCAGAGCTGCAAGCTTTTTCACAAACACTGCTGTGACCCGTTGCAGTACATTCAGCTCAGCCTGCAGCCATACTGGGCCCGGCTCACAGACGCCTCTCTGAGCCACCTGCAGAGCCGCTGCACCCTCCTGCAGAGACTAAACATGTCCTGGACAGGCAACCGTGGAGCCGTGACGGCCGCTGGGTTCTGCAG CTTTATGAAGGCCTGTGGGCTGAGTCTGGTGTGTTTGGAGCTGTCGTGCTGTCATTTCCTGACTGAAGCATGTTTAGAAGTGATCGCCCAGACGTGTCCGTGCCTCCAGGAGCTCAATTTGGCTTCCTGTGACCGTCTGCAACCTCAAACCTTCAATCACATCGCCAAACTCACTAACCTACGCAGGCTCGTGCTGTACCGCACCAAAGTTGAG CAATCAGCCATATTGAGCATCCTCACATTCTGCCCAGAGCTCAAGCACCTTAACCTGGGAAGCTGTGTCATG ATTGAGGACTATGATGTGGTGGCGAGCATGCTGAGCGCACGCTGCCGCTCTCTACGCTCCCTCGACCTGTGGCGCTGCAGGAACCTAAGCGAACGCGGTCTGGCAGAGCTGGTTTCGGGCTGCAGGCTCCTGGAAGAGCTGGACCTGGGTTGGTGCTCCACGCTTCAGAGCAGCTCTGGCTGCTTCCAGCACTTGGCCCGCAGTTTGCCCCGCCTACGCAAGCTCTTCCTCACCGCCAATCGCACCGTGTGTGACTCTGACCTGGAGGAGCTGGCCTCTAACTGCAACGCTCTGGAGCACCTTGATATACTGG GTACACGGATGGTGAGCCCTGCCTCTCTGCGGAAGTTACTGCAGTCTTGTCCTCTGCTAAAGCTGGTGGACGTGTCTTTCTGCTCGCAGGTCGACTCTCGCTTCGTCCAGGAGCTCAGTGGCCTTTTCCCGAATGTGTCCATCAAGAAGAGTTTCACTCAGTAA
- the pou3f2b gene encoding POU domain, class 3, transcription factor 2, whose protein sequence is MSVVGGRSSGARRCVHLAKSLGDACGKRVTVKCKVPLIGAISPAPRVMATTASNHYNILTSSPSIVHSEPGSMQQAAAYRDAQTLLQSDYSLQSNSHPLSHAHQWITALSHGEGGPWSSSPLGEQDIKPAVQSPRDEMHNSSNLQHQTRPPHLVHQTHGNHHDSRAWRTTTAAHIPSMATSNGQSLIYSQPGFSVNGLIPGSGQGIHHHSMRDAHEDHHSPHLSDHGHPPSQHQHQPHQSHHDHSDEDTPTSDDLEQFAKQFKQRRIKLGFTQADVGLALGTLYGNVFSQTTICRFEALQLSFKNMCKLKPLLNKWLEEADSTSGSPTSLDKIAAQGRKRKKRTSIEVSVKGALESHFLKCPKPAASEITSLADSLQLEKEVVRVWFCNRRQKEKRMTPPGGPLPGTEDVYGDTPPHHGVQTPVQ, encoded by the coding sequence ATGAGCGTCGTCGGGGGGCGGAGCTCAGGTGCGCGCCGCTGCGTCCACTTGGCAAAGAGCCTGGGAGACGCCTGTGGCAAAAGAGTAACTGTCAAATGCAAGGTTCCTTTAATAGGAGCGATCAGTCCGGCTCCGAGAGTCATGGCGACTACAGCATCCAATCATTACAATATCCTCACCTCCAGCCCATCTATTGTACACTCGGAGCCTGGGAGCATGCAGCAAGCCGCGGCTTACAGGGACGCGCAAACCCTGTTGCAGAGTGACTACTCGCTGCAGAGCAACAGTCACCCGCTCAGCCACGCGCACCAGTGGATAACAGCCTTGTCACACGGAGAAGGAGGTCCGTGGTCGTCCAGTCCCCTCGGCGAGCAGGACATCAAGCCAGCGGTGCAGAGCCCCCGGGACGAGATGCACAATTCCAGCAATCTACAGCATCAGACGCGGCCACCCCATCTGGTACATCAGACGCACGGGAACCATCACGATTCAAGGGCATGGAGAACGACGACGGCGGCTCACATCCCCAGCATGGCCACGTCGAACGGACAGAGCCTTATTTACTCGCAGCCCGGCTTCAGCGTGAACGGTCTCATCCCGGGCAGCGGCCAGGGCATCCACCACCACAGCATGCGCGACGCGCACGAGGACCACCACAGCCCACACCTCAGCGACCACGGCCATCCACCGTCCCAGCACCAGCACCAGCCGCACCAGAGCCACCACGACCACTCGGACGAGGACACGCCGACCTCGGACGACTTGGAGCAGTTCGCCAAACAGTTCAAGCAGCGGAGGATCAAGCTGGGCTTCACGCAGGCGGACGTCGGACTAGCTTTGGGAACGCTCTATGGAAATGTGTTTTCGCAGACCACGATATGCAGGTTTGAGGCCCTGCAGCTCAGCTTCAAAAACATGTGCAAGCTCAAGCCTTTGTTGAACAAGTGGTTGGAGGAGGCAGACTCCACATCTGGCAGCCCCACGAGCTTGGACAAGATAGCTGCGCAGGGGAGGAAACGGAAAAAGAGGACTTCCATCGAGGTAAGCGTCAAAGGGGCTTTGGAGAGCCATTTCCTTAAGTGCCCAAAGCCAGCCGCGTCGGAAATTACTTCGCTGGCGGACAGTCTGCAGTTGGAAAAAGAGGTAGTGAGGGTTTGGTTTTGTAacagaagacagaaagagaaacggATGACTCCTCCCGGCGGACCTCTGCCGGGTACCGAGGACGTATACGGAGACACGCCGCCGCATCACGGGGTTCAGACGCCAGTGCAGtga